In one window of Chiloscyllium punctatum isolate Juve2018m chromosome 11, sChiPun1.3, whole genome shotgun sequence DNA:
- the LOC140483330 gene encoding otoraplin-like, which yields MVRESDCSKERLFQAVLKPGRRKKMFVISKIKLARFACHLFPFLLLGLTQDVKADFMDKLAKRKVCADKDCIYAISTGRVVDDYIAPDCRFLNLKEGQLIYIYSKLVRERKGGEFWSGSIYSEEPVDEMGVVGYFPSTIIDEQYVFQNTTVRLPTTAIDFYCD from the exons ATGGTAAGGGAAAGTGATTGCAGCAAGGAGAGACTATTCCAAGCTGTTCTGAAGCCCGGAAGGAGAAAGAAAATGTTTGTAATCAGTAAAATTAAATTGGCACGGTTTGCCTGTCATCTATTTCCATTTTTGCTGCTTGGATTAACACAAGATGTGAAAGCAGATTTCATGGACAAACTGGCAAAGAGGAAAGTCTGTGCTGACAAGGATTGTATTT ATGCAATCTCAACTGGCCGTGTAGTTGATGACTACATTGCACCCGACTGCAGGTTTCTCAACCTGAAGGAGGGACAGCTAATCTACATCTATTCCAAGCTGGTTCGGGAACGCAAAGGAGGCGAATTCTGGTCAGGAAGT ATTTACAGCGAGGAGCCTGTGGATGAGATGGGTGTTGTCGGTTATTTCCCCAGCACCATAATCGATGAGCAGTATGTGTTCCAGAACACAACAGTGCGACTTCCCACCACC GCTATTGACTTCTACTGTGACTGA